A single Altererythrobacter sp. BO-6 DNA region contains:
- a CDS encoding FAD-dependent oxidoreductase, whose protein sequence is MGHFDIAIVGAGMAGASIAAEIGNAAHTVILEAEDMPGYHSTGRSAAFWEECYGGPEIVPLTLASGPYLREHGFLKDRGALYLARAGDEAKIASFFASFADSGAEFERIDGEKLDRLVPGLSPEWDRAIWQQRCADIDVAGLHAHYLKRAKAAGASLHCRARVASLAFEGGRWEIGLGDGRSLLAALLVNAAGAWADHIAALAGVSPLGITPYRRTVAQLRVDPPPPDELPLCLDIAGSFYFKPESGRLWLSPHDETPSPPADVAPEELDVAIAIDRLQQVTDWRVLGVERKWAGLRSFAPDRRPVYGRDPANAAFFWFAGQGGYGIQTAPAAARLGAQLVLDRARDSMTATLDPQVYSPHRFRQI, encoded by the coding sequence ATCGGGCATTTCGATATTGCGATTGTCGGCGCCGGGATGGCGGGCGCGAGCATTGCTGCCGAGATCGGCAATGCGGCACATACCGTCATACTCGAAGCCGAAGACATGCCGGGATATCATTCGACAGGCCGGTCCGCTGCGTTCTGGGAAGAATGCTATGGCGGGCCGGAAATCGTTCCACTCACACTGGCTTCCGGCCCCTATCTGCGCGAGCATGGCTTCCTGAAGGATCGCGGGGCGCTCTATCTGGCGCGCGCCGGGGACGAGGCGAAGATCGCGAGTTTCTTTGCCAGCTTTGCCGACAGCGGCGCGGAGTTCGAGCGGATCGATGGCGAAAAGCTGGATCGCCTGGTGCCCGGATTATCGCCAGAATGGGACCGCGCGATCTGGCAGCAGCGTTGCGCCGATATCGATGTTGCCGGGCTGCATGCGCATTACCTCAAGCGCGCCAAGGCGGCTGGTGCATCGCTTCACTGCCGGGCGCGGGTCGCTTCGCTGGCGTTCGAAGGCGGGCGCTGGGAAATAGGTCTCGGGGACGGGAGATCATTGTTAGCCGCTTTGCTGGTCAATGCAGCCGGCGCTTGGGCCGATCACATAGCAGCGCTGGCAGGGGTAAGTCCGCTTGGCATTACACCCTATCGCCGGACTGTGGCCCAGTTGCGGGTTGATCCCCCTCCGCCAGATGAATTGCCGCTGTGCCTCGACATTGCCGGAAGCTTCTATTTCAAGCCTGAAAGCGGGCGGCTGTGGCTCAGCCCGCATGACGAGACACCTTCGCCGCCTGCGGATGTCGCCCCGGAAGAACTCGATGTCGCCATTGCGATCGACCGGCTGCAACAGGTGACCGACTGGCGCGTGCTGGGCGTCGAACGCAAATGGGCAGGTTTGCGCAGCTTCGCGCCTGACCGCAGGCCGGTCTATGGCCGCGATCCGGCCAATGCCGCGTTTTTCTGGTTCGCGGGGCAGGGCGGCTACGGCATCCAGACTGCGCCCGCTGCAGCGCGCCTTGGTGCGCAATTGGTGCTCGATCGGGCGCGGGATTCAATGACTGCGACACTCGATCCGCAGGTCTATTCGCCGCATCGGTTCAGGCAAATCTAG
- a CDS encoding prepilin peptidase, whose amino-acid sequence MLADYIHYGLLAGLAIALLFAAFTDLRRRQIDNWLNAGIALAAPIFWWSSGLSLWPGVALQFGVALAAFAVFAGLFALKMMGGGDVKLLTALALWIEPTWFLKLLVVMALTGGVLTVVMGAWHIMRRERDRIKIPYGVAIAIGGLWVLGTQYLPAAQKTAGLG is encoded by the coding sequence ATGCTCGCGGACTATATTCACTACGGACTGCTGGCGGGCTTGGCAATCGCACTGCTGTTTGCCGCCTTCACCGACCTGCGCCGTCGCCAGATCGACAACTGGCTGAATGCCGGCATCGCCCTGGCCGCACCGATCTTCTGGTGGTCCAGCGGCCTTTCGCTGTGGCCGGGCGTGGCGCTGCAGTTTGGCGTTGCGCTGGCCGCCTTTGCCGTCTTCGCCGGCCTTTTCGCGCTCAAGATGATGGGCGGCGGCGATGTGAAACTGCTGACCGCGCTCGCGCTTTGGATCGAGCCGACCTGGTTCCTCAAACTGCTGGTCGTGATGGCGCTGACGGGCGGCGTGCTGACCGTCGTCATGGGCGCCTGGCACATCATGCGGCGCGAACGCGACCGCATCAAGATTCCCTATGGCGTAGCGATCGCGATCGGCGGCCTATGGGTGCTTGGAACACAATATCTGCCGGCGGCCCAAAAGACCGCCGGATTGGGATGA
- a CDS encoding type II secretion system F family protein, translating to MDTLQLLLLSGVIMSVLVVGYMLVTGTSAGKARQRRLQAVRYRHSESTDTKVESQLKKAIAARKPKMHKVAGSGSRIAALAVRLDRSGKKWTLSQYFYSSAGIALATAVLVYLRSGALLLSLGVGVAVGAGIPHMVVNHFIKRRTNQFNAKFPDAIELLVRGLRSGLPVTETLAVVAQEVPGPVGEEFKSIVERIKIGRTMEESLQETGDRLGIAEFNFFCITLAIQRETGGNLAETLSNLADVLRKRAQMKLKIRAMSSGSKASAYIVGSLPFIVFGMIFWINPDYLSGFFSDDRLIVAGLGGMTWMSIGAFIMAKMVSFEI from the coding sequence ATGGATACTCTCCAGCTCCTGCTATTGAGCGGTGTCATCATGTCCGTCCTGGTGGTCGGCTATATGCTGGTTACCGGTACCTCTGCCGGCAAGGCGCGGCAGCGTCGTCTGCAGGCAGTGCGCTATCGCCATTCCGAAAGCACCGATACCAAGGTTGAATCCCAGCTCAAAAAGGCGATCGCCGCGCGCAAGCCGAAAATGCACAAGGTTGCAGGCTCCGGTTCGCGTATCGCGGCTCTCGCCGTCAGGCTCGACCGGTCGGGCAAGAAGTGGACCCTGTCCCAGTATTTCTATTCGTCTGCCGGGATTGCGCTGGCGACGGCAGTGCTGGTCTATTTGCGTTCCGGTGCGCTCCTGCTTTCGCTGGGTGTCGGTGTCGCAGTTGGTGCGGGGATCCCGCACATGGTGGTCAATCACTTCATCAAACGGCGTACGAACCAGTTCAATGCCAAGTTTCCCGATGCCATCGAGCTGCTCGTTCGCGGCCTGCGCTCAGGCCTGCCGGTGACGGAAACGCTGGCGGTCGTGGCGCAGGAAGTTCCCGGCCCGGTGGGTGAGGAATTCAAGAGCATCGTCGAGCGGATCAAGATCGGCCGCACGATGGAGGAATCGCTGCAGGAAACCGGCGACCGGCTGGGCATTGCAGAATTCAACTTCTTTTGTATCACGTTGGCGATCCAGCGGGAAACCGGCGGCAATTTGGCGGAAACGCTTTCCAATCTTGCCGATGTTTTGCGCAAGCGCGCGCAAATGAAGCTGAAGATCCGTGCAATGAGCTCGGGATCCAAGGCATCCGCCTACATCGTCGGGTCGCTGCCCTTCATCGTCTTCGGCATGATCTTCTGGATCAATCCGGACTACCTCAGCGGCTTCTTCAGCGATGATCGGCTGATCGTGGCAGGCCTTGGCGGCATGACTTGGATGTCGATCGGCGCCTTCATCATGGCCAAGATGGTCAGCTTCGAAATCTAA
- a CDS encoding pilus assembly protein CpaE — protein sequence MNAPWKSGMPGNRDPFAAYICDDAALDVLRPVVIEMGWQPEKCNKGGLRNAVQSLSVSASPNILLVDLSESGDPLNDINALAEVCEPGTVVIAIGQVNDVRLYRDLLASGIHDYLLKPLSASQVRDALNQAHAVFTSPRNQDGEVVKHHISTAIIGTRGGVGASTLATSLAWLFSDEHKSPTALLDLDVHFGTGALTLDLEPGRGLTDAIDNPSRIDGLFIERAMIRANDNLSILSAEAPISSPLMTDGAAFVQLEEEFRQAFEMTVVDLPRNMLINFPHVLGDVNLVIVMAEMTLASARDTIRILSWLKSNAAHAHTMVVVNKVQSGTAEISKADFEASIERQIDFQIPFDPKAAANAAKLGQTFVQANRSSRASAAIKQIGERVMGASSEGFTSETAGKKSLLGSFDLKSLLAKRANPNPRQRMRNEWPKVRRGLSNAHAGLQLNL from the coding sequence ATGAACGCGCCTTGGAAATCCGGCATGCCCGGCAATCGCGATCCCTTCGCTGCCTATATCTGCGACGATGCCGCGCTCGACGTATTGCGTCCGGTCGTCATCGAAATGGGCTGGCAGCCGGAGAAGTGCAATAAGGGTGGCCTGCGCAACGCTGTGCAGTCCCTCAGCGTCAGCGCGAGCCCCAACATCCTTCTGGTTGACCTGTCGGAAAGCGGCGATCCGCTGAATGACATCAACGCCCTGGCCGAGGTTTGCGAACCCGGTACGGTCGTGATCGCAATCGGCCAGGTCAACGATGTACGGCTTTATCGCGATCTGCTGGCCAGCGGCATTCACGATTACCTGCTGAAGCCGCTTTCGGCCAGCCAGGTGCGCGATGCGCTGAACCAGGCACATGCGGTCTTCACGTCTCCGCGCAACCAGGATGGTGAAGTGGTCAAGCACCACATTTCGACTGCCATCATCGGGACCCGCGGCGGTGTGGGTGCATCGACCCTGGCGACCTCGCTGGCCTGGCTGTTCAGTGACGAGCACAAGTCCCCCACGGCCCTGCTGGACCTTGACGTCCACTTCGGCACCGGCGCACTTACGCTCGATCTCGAGCCTGGACGCGGCCTGACCGATGCGATCGATAACCCGAGCCGGATCGACGGCCTGTTCATCGAACGCGCGATGATCCGCGCCAATGACAATCTGTCGATCCTTTCGGCAGAGGCGCCGATCAGCTCGCCGCTTATGACCGACGGCGCTGCCTTCGTGCAACTGGAGGAAGAGTTCCGCCAGGCGTTCGAGATGACGGTGGTCGATCTGCCGCGCAACATGCTGATCAACTTCCCGCATGTTCTGGGCGATGTGAACCTGGTGATCGTGATGGCGGAAATGACGCTGGCCTCGGCCCGCGACACGATCCGCATCCTTTCCTGGCTGAAAAGCAATGCCGCGCATGCCCATACCATGGTGGTCGTGAACAAGGTTCAGTCAGGCACTGCAGAGATCAGCAAGGCTGATTTCGAGGCTTCGATCGAACGCCAGATCGATTTCCAGATCCCGTTTGATCCGAAGGCGGCCGCCAATGCAGCCAAGCTGGGCCAGACCTTTGTCCAAGCCAATCGGTCCAGTCGCGCAAGCGCCGCGATCAAGCAGATCGGCGAGCGGGTTATGGGCGCGAGCAGTGAAGGTTTCACCAGCGAAACTGCTGGCAAGAAATCCCTGCTTGGCAGCTTCGATCTGAAATCCTTGCTCGCGAAAAGGGCAAATCCGAACCCGCGACAGCGGATGCGGAATGAGTGGCCGAAGGTTCGGCGCGGGCTCTCTAATGCTCACGCCGGCCTTCAGCTGAATTTGTGA
- the rnhA gene encoding ribonuclease HI: MKHVEIFTDGACKGNPGPGGWGALLRMGRHEKELSGGENETTNNRMELTAVIRALGALNAPCKVELYSDSKYVVDGITSWVDGWQKRGWKTAAKKPVLNEDLWRELIDAAARHQITWHWVKAHNGHPENERVDRLASDEADARNGKGG; the protein is encoded by the coding sequence ATGAAACACGTCGAGATTTTCACCGACGGGGCCTGCAAGGGCAATCCCGGCCCGGGCGGCTGGGGCGCGCTGCTGCGGATGGGGCGCCACGAAAAAGAGCTGTCCGGCGGCGAGAATGAAACCACCAACAACCGCATGGAATTGACCGCGGTGATTAGGGCACTCGGCGCGCTCAACGCGCCGTGCAAGGTCGAGCTCTATTCCGACAGCAAGTATGTGGTCGATGGGATCACCAGCTGGGTTGATGGCTGGCAGAAGCGCGGCTGGAAGACAGCCGCGAAGAAGCCGGTGCTCAACGAAGATTTATGGCGCGAACTGATCGACGCTGCGGCACGCCACCAGATCACCTGGCATTGGGTCAAGGCGCACAATGGGCACCCGGAAAACGAGCGGGTCGACCGGCTGGCCAGCGATGAGGCCGACGCGCGAAATGGCAAAGGGGGCTGA
- a CDS encoding type II and III secretion system protein family protein, translating to MKRRLTAKLLLASLAVAPLAGVPVTTAIAQSVSSPADDIVISIGRGELITIPGAMADVFIANDAVADVQVKSQRQLYVFGKAGGETTIYASNSRGDVIWSANIRVGSNIDSIDQMLALAMPEAKIGVATMGTNTVLLTGTVKAPEDAAEAERLVQAFVGEDSNVISRLKMATPLQVNLQVRFAEVSRSLVRTIGANLLTVDQTGGFQFGVSTGRAFAPQYSPGSPAGLGVGLTEGPSGGSVVTGVANGTTIGAFGKLLGLDIGSALDLAERDGLVTTISQPNLTALSGETAEFLAGGEFPIPTSQGLGATAIEYRKYGVSLAYTPTVLANGRISIRVRPEVSELSSQGAVTIEGFQIPALTTRRAETTVELGSGQSFMIAGLMSNNAQNTIDKAPGVGDLPILGNLFRSRSFRRGETELVIVVTPYLVKPVNASDIKLPTDGFRASSELQQLLGYRENDGVSGEARPGPTATDKQVPPPSVGSVTPDAVAPRRTEDDQRNKDRRAEAATPGFSL from the coding sequence ATGAAACGCCGCCTTACTGCAAAACTGCTGCTTGCCAGCCTGGCCGTTGCGCCACTGGCCGGTGTGCCCGTCACCACTGCGATTGCGCAGTCGGTTTCCAGCCCAGCCGATGACATCGTCATCTCGATCGGGCGCGGCGAACTGATCACCATTCCCGGTGCCATGGCCGATGTCTTCATTGCTAATGACGCGGTGGCGGATGTCCAGGTCAAGTCGCAGCGCCAGCTCTATGTGTTCGGCAAGGCCGGTGGCGAAACCACCATCTATGCCAGCAACAGCCGCGGCGATGTGATCTGGTCTGCCAATATCCGGGTTGGCTCGAACATCGACAGCATCGACCAGATGCTGGCACTGGCGATGCCGGAAGCAAAGATCGGCGTGGCCACCATGGGCACCAACACGGTGCTGCTGACCGGCACCGTCAAGGCACCGGAAGATGCCGCCGAAGCCGAGCGCCTGGTGCAGGCCTTTGTCGGCGAGGACTCCAACGTGATCAGCCGCCTCAAGATGGCAACGCCGCTGCAGGTCAATTTGCAGGTACGCTTTGCTGAGGTCAGCCGTTCGCTGGTTCGCACAATCGGCGCAAACCTGCTTACTGTCGATCAAACCGGCGGGTTTCAGTTTGGTGTCTCGACTGGCCGCGCCTTCGCGCCGCAATATTCGCCTGGCAGCCCGGCTGGTCTTGGAGTGGGTCTAACCGAGGGACCTTCAGGCGGCTCTGTTGTTACTGGCGTTGCAAACGGAACCACGATTGGTGCCTTTGGCAAGCTGCTTGGCCTCGATATCGGCAGCGCACTTGACCTTGCCGAGCGCGATGGTCTCGTCACCACGATCTCGCAGCCGAACCTGACGGCGCTCTCGGGCGAAACCGCCGAATTCCTTGCAGGCGGCGAATTCCCGATCCCGACCAGCCAAGGGCTGGGCGCGACCGCGATCGAATATCGTAAATATGGCGTAAGCCTGGCCTACACCCCGACTGTTCTGGCCAATGGCCGGATTTCGATCCGGGTCCGTCCGGAAGTGTCGGAGCTGTCAAGCCAGGGTGCTGTTACGATCGAGGGTTTCCAGATCCCGGCATTGACCACTCGCCGTGCGGAAACGACGGTTGAGCTGGGTTCGGGCCAGAGCTTCATGATCGCGGGCCTGATGAGCAACAATGCCCAGAACACGATCGACAAGGCGCCCGGTGTGGGTGACCTGCCGATCCTCGGCAATCTGTTCCGCTCGCGTTCGTTCCGCCGGGGCGAAACCGAACTGGTTATCGTAGTGACGCCGTATCTGGTGAAACCGGTCAATGCCAGCGACATCAAGCTGCCGACCGATGGCTTCCGCGCTTCGAGTGAGCTGCAGCAGTTGCTGGGCTATCGCGAGAATGACGGCGTGAGCGGCGAGGCCCGGCCCGGGCCGACCGCCACGGACAAGCAGGTACCGCCGCCCAGCGTAGGCTCGGTCACGCCTGATGCCGTCGCGCCGCGCCGCACGGAAGATGATCAACGCAACAAGGATCGCCGCGCCGAAGCCGCGACTCCTGGCTTCAGCCTCTAA
- a CDS encoding CpaD family pilus assembly protein, with protein sequence MPFANHSKLAGALALSLGLALGACGGMPTNKSLYSLKQPVVERTSFTFDVRTSESGLTISEQQRLDGWFETMELGYGDRVSIDDPLVSEATYDAVAELAGRRGILVENGAPVTSGSVQPGYARVVLTRSSASVPGCPDWSAKSDINLENATSPNYGCATNSNLAAMVANPQDLIEGQKGTGETVIMSSTKAIETFRERAPTGAAGLSKNTTEGN encoded by the coding sequence ATGCCCTTTGCAAATCACAGCAAGCTGGCAGGTGCCCTTGCCCTTTCACTTGGCCTTGCGCTGGGTGCTTGCGGCGGGATGCCGACCAACAAGAGCCTCTACAGCTTGAAGCAGCCGGTGGTCGAACGCACCAGCTTTACCTTCGATGTGCGGACCAGCGAGAGCGGGTTGACGATCTCGGAACAGCAGCGCCTCGATGGCTGGTTCGAGACCATGGAGCTTGGCTATGGCGACCGCGTATCGATTGACGATCCGCTGGTCAGCGAAGCGACCTATGACGCGGTTGCCGAGCTTGCCGGACGCCGCGGGATCCTGGTCGAGAACGGAGCCCCGGTTACATCGGGTTCGGTCCAGCCTGGCTACGCCCGCGTTGTCCTGACCCGCTCTAGCGCATCAGTACCGGGTTGTCCGGACTGGTCGGCCAAATCGGACATCAACCTCGAGAATGCGACCAGCCCCAATTACGGCTGCGCAACCAACAGCAACCTTGCTGCCATGGTGGCCAATCCCCAGGACCTGATCGAGGGCCAGAAAGGCACGGGTGAAACTGTCATCATGAGCTCGACGAAGGCAATCGAAACCTTCCGTGAACGAGCCCCGACCGGAGCCGCTGGTCTTTCCAAGAACACCACTGAAGGAAACTAA
- a CDS encoding DUF1508 domain-containing protein, whose protein sequence is MAHRFEIRKNKKGEFVSYFIYNSETIWWTEGYSSKASAKNAIASVLKNGPDAEIVENF, encoded by the coding sequence ATGGCGCACCGCTTCGAAATTCGTAAGAACAAGAAGGGCGAATTCGTCTCTTACTTCATCTACAATTCGGAAACGATCTGGTGGACCGAAGGCTACAGCTCCAAAGCAAGCGCCAAGAACGCCATTGCTTCCGTGCTCAAGAACGGGCCGGACGCGGAAATCGTCGAAAACTTCTGA
- the cpaB gene encoding Flp pilus assembly protein CpaB, giving the protein MDRKKLVLLLGALVIAIGTALAARSMFAGSPAPEVAAAPVPQGPKVLVAQRALPTGTIITADAISFQQWPEELVKDAYFIDGEADINKLLGTVVRHQITAGEPVTQGSLVSPGDRGFLAAALGPGMRAVTIPVSAKTGVAGFVFPGDRVDLVLTQTVKGSEGQDLKAAETVLRNLRVLATDQSTEQTTNEEGKTVVRAFGTVTLEVTPKIAEKVAVAQTIGTLSLALRSIADNQAELEKAIASGDVVIPNDATPEEEEKLIRAAMARPVDKGATFSTGGDVSRFQRRSMPPTGSPAVAGSGAPAYAATVRSVPTVRVTRGKNTTAEPVSGGVGGLVNQQSSAMSQAGRTVPVAGAMLVK; this is encoded by the coding sequence ATGGATAGGAAGAAGCTGGTTTTGCTGCTTGGAGCGCTGGTCATCGCGATCGGCACCGCATTGGCAGCCCGGAGCATGTTTGCCGGAAGCCCTGCGCCGGAAGTGGCCGCAGCTCCGGTGCCTCAAGGGCCGAAGGTTCTGGTGGCGCAGCGCGCGCTGCCGACCGGCACGATCATCACTGCAGACGCCATCAGCTTCCAGCAGTGGCCTGAGGAGCTGGTCAAGGACGCCTATTTCATCGATGGCGAAGCCGACATCAACAAGCTGCTGGGCACGGTCGTGCGCCATCAGATCACAGCTGGCGAACCCGTGACCCAGGGCTCATTGGTGAGCCCGGGCGATCGCGGCTTCCTGGCTGCGGCGCTTGGCCCGGGCATGCGCGCTGTGACCATCCCAGTGTCCGCCAAGACTGGCGTTGCCGGCTTTGTCTTCCCTGGCGACCGGGTCGACCTGGTGCTGACTCAGACCGTCAAGGGTAGCGAAGGCCAGGATCTCAAGGCAGCTGAAACCGTGCTGCGCAACCTGCGCGTGCTAGCTACCGACCAGTCGACCGAGCAGACAACCAATGAAGAAGGCAAGACAGTGGTCCGCGCGTTCGGCACCGTCACGCTTGAAGTAACCCCGAAGATCGCTGAAAAGGTTGCTGTCGCACAGACCATCGGCACGCTCAGCCTGGCCCTGCGTTCGATCGCGGACAACCAGGCCGAACTGGAGAAGGCAATCGCATCGGGTGACGTGGTGATCCCGAACGATGCCACGCCGGAAGAAGAAGAAAAGCTGATCCGCGCTGCGATGGCCCGCCCGGTCGACAAGGGCGCGACCTTCAGCACCGGCGGCGATGTCTCGCGCTTCCAGCGCCGTTCGATGCCGCCGACCGGTTCGCCTGCCGTCGCAGGGTCAGGTGCTCCAGCCTATGCCGCAACCGTTCGTTCGGTCCCGACCGTTCGCGTGACGCGCGGCAAGAACACCACTGCAGAACCGGTCAGCGGTGGCGTTGGCGGGCTTGTAAACCAGCAGTCATCGGCGATGTCTCAGGCCGGACGCACCGTGCCTGTGGCCGGCGCGATGCTGGTCAAGTGA
- a CDS encoding cold shock domain-containing protein encodes MMIHGKVQTFNRITGTGFISPDAGGQVLPFRQIDVYRRAGDEVREQQRFSYEISRDSDGEEQAINLRPA; translated from the coding sequence ATGATGATTCACGGCAAAGTGCAGACATTCAACCGCATCACCGGCACGGGCTTTATCAGCCCCGACGCAGGCGGGCAGGTTCTGCCATTCCGGCAGATCGACGTCTATCGCCGGGCAGGTGACGAAGTGCGGGAGCAGCAACGCTTCAGCTATGAAATCAGTCGTGATTCCGATGGCGAGGAGCAGGCGATCAATCTCCGCCCCGCCTGA
- a CDS encoding type II secretion system F family protein: MLNTPPGPTLLGFDVMLVGTILVAIAAFAVLTAIYAAVTVRDPMAKRVKSLNERREELKAGIVTSSAKKRTSLVRKSNATSKVKQQLEGMKVLQQSQLEIIQQKLAHAGYRNKELAVFVIGARMALPIVLGLTTFILLYVVEIYPDWVWKKFMALSLAVFLGYKGPEIYLKNQATKRTHEIRKGLPDALDLLVICAEAGLTVDAAFNRVAKELGRAYPELGDEFALTAIELSFLSERKKAFDNLAYRVDLDSVKGVVTTMIQTERYGTPLASALRVLSAEFRNERMMRAEEKAARLPAIMTVPLILFILPVLFIVILGPAACSIADAFAGNGPAGPPR, from the coding sequence ATGTTGAACACCCCTCCCGGCCCCACGCTTCTCGGCTTCGACGTCATGCTCGTCGGGACGATCCTCGTTGCCATCGCCGCATTTGCCGTCCTCACTGCCATCTACGCCGCGGTAACCGTGCGCGACCCGATGGCAAAGCGCGTCAAATCGCTCAACGAGCGGCGCGAGGAATTGAAGGCGGGCATCGTCACCTCTAGCGCGAAGAAACGCACCAGTCTGGTGCGCAAGTCGAATGCGACGAGCAAGGTGAAGCAGCAGCTGGAGGGCATGAAAGTCCTGCAGCAAAGCCAGCTTGAGATTATCCAGCAAAAGCTGGCCCACGCCGGCTATCGCAACAAGGAACTGGCTGTCTTCGTGATCGGCGCCCGCATGGCGCTGCCGATTGTGCTGGGCCTGACGACATTCATCCTGCTCTACGTGGTCGAGATCTATCCCGACTGGGTGTGGAAGAAATTCATGGCGCTCTCGCTGGCGGTCTTCCTTGGCTACAAGGGCCCGGAAATCTACCTCAAGAACCAGGCGACCAAGCGCACCCACGAAATCCGCAAGGGCCTGCCTGACGCGCTCGACTTGCTGGTGATCTGCGCCGAAGCCGGCCTGACCGTGGACGCCGCGTTTAACCGCGTGGCCAAGGAACTGGGCCGCGCCTATCCTGAACTGGGCGACGAATTTGCCCTGACCGCGATCGAGCTCTCCTTCCTTAGCGAGCGAAAGAAAGCCTTCGATAACCTCGCCTATCGCGTCGATCTCGACTCGGTGAAGGGCGTGGTCACCACGATGATCCAGACCGAACGTTACGGTACGCCGCTGGCTTCCGCGCTGCGCGTGCTGTCAGCCGAATTCCGCAACGAGCGCATGATGCGCGCCGAGGAAAAGGCGGCGCGCCTGCCGGCGATCATGACCGTGCCGCTGATCCTGTTCATCCTGCCGGTGCTGTTCATCGTCATCCTTGGCCCTGCGGCCTGTTCGATCGCCGATGCCTTCGCCGGCAACGGCCCGGCCGGCCCGCCCCGCTAG
- a CDS encoding alpha/beta hydrolase: MNKAAVSGINRRAIPSDAQESLWTAPDGHELRRIDWPGAVAGAAPRGSILFFPGRGDNYEKYLETLEEWHRAGWRVTAADWRGQAGSGRLGSDLVTGHIDDFATWVNDLAEFWTDWQATTPAPHILAGHSMGGHLVLRGVADGRVDPDALILSAPMLGFVGSIPPVIGHAAAKLMTLVGDPKRPAWKWSEKPGEVPASRQDLLSHDNDRYEDELWWREHRSELVMGPGSWGWVERAYDSMRGLFAPGKLERVNIPVLLIGTSNDKLVSMSAIEEAARRLPSAELVRFGNEAHHEILREVDPVRDRAMQAIAGFLDRVAPHK; the protein is encoded by the coding sequence GTGAACAAAGCCGCAGTTTCAGGGATCAATCGCCGGGCCATACCGTCTGACGCGCAGGAGAGCTTGTGGACTGCGCCAGATGGTCATGAGCTGCGCCGGATCGACTGGCCGGGCGCCGTCGCAGGCGCCGCGCCGCGCGGGTCGATCCTGTTTTTTCCCGGGCGTGGCGACAATTACGAGAAATATCTCGAGACGCTGGAAGAATGGCACCGGGCTGGCTGGCGGGTTACTGCAGCCGACTGGCGTGGACAAGCTGGATCGGGCCGCTTGGGGAGCGATCTGGTAACCGGCCACATCGATGACTTTGCAACCTGGGTGAATGACCTCGCCGAGTTCTGGACCGATTGGCAGGCGACCACACCCGCACCGCACATCCTGGCCGGGCATTCCATGGGCGGGCACCTGGTGCTGCGCGGCGTGGCCGATGGAAGGGTCGATCCCGATGCCTTGATCCTTTCAGCGCCGATGCTGGGCTTTGTCGGGTCGATCCCGCCGGTGATCGGGCATGCCGCTGCGAAGCTGATGACGCTGGTCGGGGATCCCAAGCGCCCGGCGTGGAAGTGGAGCGAGAAGCCAGGCGAGGTTCCAGCTTCGCGCCAGGACCTGCTGAGTCACGATAACGATCGGTACGAGGACGAGCTTTGGTGGCGTGAGCATCGGAGCGAGCTGGTGATGGGCCCCGGAAGCTGGGGTTGGGTCGAGCGTGCCTATGATTCGATGCGCGGGCTGTTCGCCCCGGGGAAGCTTGAACGCGTGAATATCCCGGTGCTGTTGATCGGGACATCGAACGATAAACTCGTCTCGATGTCAGCAATCGAGGAAGCGGCGCGGCGCTTGCCCAGTGCCGAGCTGGTCCGATTTGGCAATGAGGCGCATCACGAAATCCTGCGTGAAGTCGATCCGGTGCGCGACCGGGCGATGCAGGCCATTGCGGGTTTCCTTGACAGGGTTGCGCCGCACAAGTGA